Proteins encoded by one window of Salvia splendens isolate huo1 chromosome 5, SspV2, whole genome shotgun sequence:
- the LOC121802912 gene encoding uncharacterized protein LOC121802912, with product MEQSAVSCSSLISSPNEDEFAVCQILLGLRKLLSLSESLSDHNWGCRRKRSCLVSPPSASSLPENRIEETCLPLKAEEEAAAAVSSPETPLSFPRSECDDRHKHSSKKRLREGYLDMINRLTERKELLSREIKKVKNFHNELKAYNSQLKSFKQAEMRRDHVLRLGGRDIDLNRPAFGDVEVCQPFDAAADKRARSAEARMKRMKIIKNKSRFRKY from the exons ATGGAGCAGAGCGCGGTTTCGTGCAGTTCTCTGATTTCTTCGCCGAATGAAGACGAATTCGCCGTTTGCCAAATCCTGCTCGGTCTCAGGAAGCTGTTGTCGCTATCTGAATCGCTCTCCGATCACAACTGGGGCTGCAGGCGGAAGAGATCCTGCCTTGTCTCGCCTCCGAGCGCTTCATCCTTGCCGGAAAACAGAATTGAAGAGACATGTCTTCCTCTCAAAgcagaggaggaggcggcggcggcggtttcGAGCCCCGAAACACCGCTTTCCTTCCCCCGCAGCGAATGCGATGATAGGCACAAGCATTCGTCGAAGAAAAGG TTGAGGGAAGGTTACTTGGATATGATAAACAGACTAACTGAGCGGAAGGAGCTGCTGTCAAGG GAGATTAAAAAGGTGAAGAATTTCCACAACGAGCTCAAGGCCTACAATTCCCAGCTCAAATCATTCAAACAAGCG GAGATGAGAAGAGATCATGTGCTCCGATTAGGGGGGCGGGATATTGATCTAAACCGTCCCGCGTTCGGCGATGTGGAGGTATGTCAGCCGTTTGATGCGGCCGCGGATAAACGGGCCAGATCTGCTGAAGCGAGGATGAAGAGGATGAAAATCATCAAAAACAAGTCTAGATTTAGGAAAtactaa
- the LOC121801821 gene encoding tubulin beta chain-like, whose translation MREILHIQGGQCGNQIGSKFWEVICDEHDVDTTGKYKGGDGASHIKLDRINVYFNEASEGRYVPRAVLMDLEPGTMDSIRAAPYGQIFRPDNFVFGQSGAGNNWAKGHYTEGAELIDSVLDVVRKEAESCDCMQGFQVCHSLGGGTGSGMGTLLISKIREEFPDRMMLTFSVFPSPKVSDTVVEPYNATLSVHQLVENADECMVLDNEALYDICLRTLKLTTPSFGDLNHLISATMSGVTCCLRFPGQLNSDLRKLAVNLIPFPRLHFFMVGFAPLTSRGSQNYFSLSVPELSLQMWDAKNMMCAADPRNGRYLTASAMFRGKMSTKEVDEQMLHVQNKNSSYFVEWIPNNVKSSVCDIPPTWLKMSSTFVGNSTSIQEMFRRVSEQFTAMFRRKAFLHWYTGEGMDEMEFTEAESNMNDLVAEYQQYQDAVADEEEDYEDGGAQDYEN comes from the exons ATGAGAGAGATCCTTCACATTCAAGGTGGCCAATGCGGCAACCAGATCGGGTCCAAGTTTTGGGAGGTGATCTGCGATGAGCACGACGTCGACACCACCGGAAAGTACAAGGGCGGCGACGGCGCCTCCCATATAAAGCTCGACCGCATCAACGTCTACTTCAACGAGGCTTCCGAGGGGAGGTATGTCCCTCGGGCAGTCCTCATGGATCTCGAGCCCGGCACCATGGACTCCATCCGGGCCGCCCCCTATGGCCAGATATTCCGCCCTGACAACTTCGTATTCGGCCAGTCCGGGGCTGGGAATAACTGGGCCAAGGGGCATTACACTGAGGGCGCCGAGCTCATCGACTCGGTGCTCGATGTTGTTAGGAAGGAGGCTGAGAGTTGTGATTGTATGCAAG GGTTCCAAGTGTGCCACTCATTGGGTGGGGGCACGGGGTCTGGCATGGGCACCCTCCTGATCTCAAAGATCAGAGAGGAGTTCCCCGACAGAATGATGCTCACTTTCTCCGTTTTCCCCTCCCCAAAGGTCTCTGACACGGTGGTCGAGCCCTACAACGCCACCCTCTCCGTCCACCAATTAGTCGAGAACGCAGACGAATGCATGGTCCTCGACAATGAGGCCCTTTACGATATCTGCCTCCGCACCCTCAAGCTCACCACTCCAAGTT TTGGGGACCTGAACCACTTGATCTCGGCGACGATGAGCGGGGTGACATGCTGCCTAAGGTTCCCGGGGCAACTAAACTCCGACCTTCGGAAACTGGCCGTGAATCTAATCCCGTTCCCCCGCCTCCACTTCTTCATGGTGGGGTTCGCCCCACTCACCTCCCGTGGATCCCAAAACTACTTTTCCCTTAGCGTCCCAGAGCTGTCTCTGCAGATGTGGGACGCTAAGAACATGATGTGTGCGGCCGACCCCCGGAATGGGCGGTACCTGACGGCCTCCGCCATGTTCCGGGGGAAGATGAGCACAAAGGAAGTCGATGAGCAAATGTTGCACGTGCAGAACAAGAACTCGTCCTACTTCGTCGAGTGGATCCCAAACAACGTCAAATCGAGCGTCTGCGACATACCGCCTACCTGGCTGAAGATGTCGTCAACGTTCGTCGGAAACTCAACGTCGATACAGGAGATGTTCCGCCGCGTCAGTGAGCAGTTCACGGCGATGTTCCGCCGGAAGGCTTTCCTACATTGGTACACCGGGGAGGGGATGGACGAGATGGAGTTCACGGAAGCGGAGAGCAACATGAATGATCTGGTGGCGGAGTACCAACAATACCAGGACGCCGTCGCCGACGAGGAGGAGGACTACGAAGACGGCGGTGCTCAAGATTATGAGAATTGA